One Ranitomeya variabilis isolate aRanVar5 chromosome 5, aRanVar5.hap1, whole genome shotgun sequence DNA window includes the following coding sequences:
- the CKAP4 gene encoding cytoskeleton-associated protein 4, which produces MASARHRNKSNSTQENNSQAAAAGNDVAKKTPKQTPKANKGSSASSSPSPPSSSSSRKAGLFSNLLTVLFYVVVLAMAAGTGWLVNHLLEEVALISGKLSHLSHQKGELAETVNTLQKQVDLLEKTIGRVEFISKDIQEKQQRHDTSIKNCEKELDVVGVVLKKLQKDLSNVVQDVRDQGERDLDLFDKTLREKFAELNNSINEDLSDLTEVQKSSQEEINNVKAKIASLGDLDAIKEDVKALKDLASQLTSSFKSKEESIDWLMKNSLNVDSVTANSNEIEILKNEQENLKRNVEEQMVVVKNMMEKTMSNEDLSLKGELAKVLKEFEQISSSVKEMEGNYISANNDLLKEIETNRDGVELRLKPLEGAVKELNSQSFSLGTSQPLFEELSRRLNAAEEGITELKSLSLSDEQGSPEGSETLSTLKKAQQALFQDVDKLKSSIAILPSVASDFEKLQADMKNSLEGHKQQIDELKTDYEQRKGNLGSPEAEPGIENLSSSIKKLESDLKMMREAVDSLVAYSVKIETNEEDLRSVKESVEDLKQNTDKLLVKMEQIHENV; this is translated from the exons ATGGCCAGTGCCAGGCACAGGAATAAAAGCAACTCAACTCAAGAAAATAACTCCCAGGCTGCAGCAGCTGGCAATGACGTGGCAAAGAAGACCCCGAAACAGACCCCTAAAGCCAACAAAGGGTCATCAGCCTCATCATCACCATCaccgccatcatcatcatcatcaaggaAAGCTGGGCTCTTCAGCAACCTATTGACTGTCCTCTTCTATGTAGTTGTGCTTGCGATGGCTGCCGGCACGGGCTGGCTGGTAAATCACCTCTTGGAAGAAGTGGCACTGATAAGCGGCAAACTTAGCCACTTATCACACCAGAAGGGAGAACTGGCCGAAACTGTGAACACCCTCCAGAAACAG GTCGATTTACTTGAAAAAACCATTGGAAGAGTTGAATTTATCTCAAAAGATATTCAAGAAAAGCAGCAAAGACACGACACATCTATCAAGAATTGCGAAAAGGAACTAGATGTTGTTGGTGTCGTCCTTAAGAAGctgcagaaagatctgtcaaatgtCGTCCAAGATGTAAGAGACCAAGGAGAACGGGATCTTGACCTCTTTGACAAAACCTTGCGAGAAAAATTTGCAGAATTAAATAATTCAATAAATGAAGATCTATCTGATCTTACCGAGGTACAGAAGTcaagccaggaggaaattaacaatGTGAAGGCCAAAATAGCTTCTTTAGGAGACTTAGATGCAATCAAGGAAGATGTGAAGGCCTTGAAGGATCTCGCCTCTCAATTAACATCCTCCTTCAAATCTAAAGAAGAGTCGATTGACTGGTTAATGAAAAATTCCTTAAATGTGGACTCTGTTACCGCCAACAGTAATGAAATTGAGATTCTCAAGAATGAACAGGAGAACTTAAAGAGAAATGTAGAGGAACAAATGGTGGTGGTAAAGAACATGATGGAGAAGACTATGAGCAATGAAGATTTGAGTCTGAAAGGTGAACTTGCCAAAGTCCTCAAGGAGTTTGAGCAAATTTCGTCTTCTGTCAAAGAGATGGAGGGTAACTACATCTCCGCTAACAATGACTTACTTAAAGAAATTGAGACAAACAGAGATGGCGTTGAGCTGAGATTAAAGCCTCTGGAAGGTGCAGTGAAGGAGCTGAACAGTCAATCGTTTTCTCTAGGAACTTCGCAGCCCCTTTTCGAAGAATTGTCCAGAAGATTGAATGCCGCAGAAGAAGGCATCACTGAGTTGAAGTCCCTTTCTTTGTCTGATGAACAAGGAAGCCCTGAAGGATCTGAAACCCTATCGACACTGAAAAAAGCTCAACAAGCGTTATTCCAAGATGTAGATAAGCTGAAATCTTCTATTGCAATCCTTCCAAGCGTGGCTTCTGATTTCGAAAAATTACAAGCGGATATGAAAAACTCCTTAGAAGGCCACAAACAGCAGATTGATGAGTTGAAAACCGACTATGAGCAGCGGAAGGGTAATTTAGGGTCTCCAGAGGCAGAACCCGGTATTGAGAATTTAAGTTCCTCGATTAAAAAATTGGAATCTGACTTGAAGATGATGAGGGAGGCCGTGGATAGTTTGGTAGCCTATTCTGTAAAAATAGAAACCAATGAGGAGGACTTGAGATCTGTTAAGGAGTCCGTTGAAGACCTTAAACAAAATACCGATAAACTGTTAGTTAAAATGGAACAGATCCACGAAAATGTGTAA